From Phaeodactylum tricornutum CCAP 1055/1 chromosome 23, whole genome shotgun sequence, one genomic window encodes:
- a CDS encoding predicted protein: MVDSDEDFSLGEEDKYTEYDGCTEKHALEDIGPEHKAKSVRLKSPKSSNQTRGRMPSTLECTNLARQFKEDIPMEEAADEALEMEEADDYDAYKAGLDEGIPPENYPDESGEESDVEDVFGAASNADLKENGDIKDTVQV, translated from the exons ATGGTGGACTCGGATGAAGATTTCTCCTTGGGAGAGGAAGACAAATACACAGAATATGACGGATGCACTGAAAAGCATGCACTGGAAGACATTGGGCCAGAACACAAGGCAAAATCGGTCCGGTTGAAgtctccaaagtcgtccaatCAGACAAGGGGCCGGATGCCAAGCACACTTGAG TGCACCAATTTAGCGCGACAGTTCAAGGAAGACATTCCAATGGAGGAGGCAGCTGATGAGGCATTGGAAATGGAGGAAGCTGATGATTATGATGCTTACAAAGCGGGATTAGACGAAGGTATACCTCCCGAAAATTATCCGGATGAAAGCGGAGAGGAAAGCGATGTAGAGGATGTGTTTGGTGCGGCTAGCAATGCTGATCTCAAGGAGAACGGAGACATTAAAGACACAGTGCAAGTTTAA